In Caballeronia insecticola, one DNA window encodes the following:
- a CDS encoding VOC family protein — MSIPPFHLAFPVHSLAAAREFYGELLGCPEGRSSDAWIDFNFYGHQIVAHLAPEEAGHRSTSAVDGHAVPVRHFGVVLSIPQWEELAAKLTAAGTRFIIEPHVRFKGEVGEQATMFFLDPSGNAVEIKAFADMSSLFAK, encoded by the coding sequence ATGAGCATTCCGCCGTTCCATCTCGCATTCCCCGTTCACAGTCTCGCCGCCGCGCGCGAGTTCTACGGCGAACTGCTCGGCTGCCCGGAAGGCCGCAGTTCGGACGCGTGGATCGATTTCAATTTCTACGGTCATCAGATCGTCGCGCATCTCGCGCCCGAGGAAGCCGGCCATCGTTCGACGAGCGCCGTCGATGGTCATGCCGTGCCGGTGCGTCACTTCGGTGTCGTGCTGTCCATTCCGCAATGGGAAGAACTCGCCGCGAAGCTCACCGCCGCGGGCACGCGCTTCATCATCGAGCCGCATGTGCGCTTCAAGGGCGAAGTCGGCGAACAGGCGACGATGTTCTTCCTCGACCCGTCGGGCAATGCCGTCGAAATCAAGGCATTCGCCGATATGTCGTCGCTGTTCGCGAAGTAA
- a CDS encoding serine hydrolase, protein MRPSEGRRRFLGAALCSTIAACGGSDSDDSNAATPSGNTQTGPVPDSQINAALAQLDTLANNLLASTGVPGMAVAVVRGTQTVYAKGFGTRLVGSGQAVDADTVFQLASVSKSVGAAVVAQQVGTGAVAWNTTIRTHLPWFTLSDEKVSAAVTIGDLYSHQSGLPDHAGDTLEDMGYGRMEGLQRLRYLPLHPFRHSYFYTNFGLTAAAQSVATAAGIDWETLSENVLYKPLGMTSTSSRYADFAARPNRALGHVKVGDKWVQGAGTMPDAQSPAGGVSSSVNDMAKWLAMMLGTGMFNGKRIVDANALTAAITAQVQSSPPGDGSPAGFYGYGFNVGQTSAGRPSYSHSGAFALGAATNFMVVPSTNLAIVTLTNAFPIGVAEALNQQFFDIVQYGSVQRDWFKLYSDALAPLAKPTGSLVGATPPVSPLPARALSTYTGTYKNDYFGPIQVVDQGGALAIIIGPRPLTLKLSHWDGDIFTFTLVDENANPGTISKASFSSDRVNLEYYDADGLGTFVR, encoded by the coding sequence ATGAGGCCATCAGAGGGACGCCGCCGCTTTCTCGGTGCGGCGCTATGCAGCACGATCGCCGCGTGCGGCGGTTCCGATTCCGACGACTCCAACGCCGCGACTCCATCCGGCAACACGCAGACCGGCCCCGTGCCGGACTCGCAGATCAACGCCGCGCTCGCGCAACTCGACACGCTCGCCAATAACCTGCTCGCCAGCACCGGCGTGCCCGGCATGGCCGTCGCGGTCGTGCGCGGCACGCAGACCGTTTATGCCAAGGGCTTCGGCACGCGGCTCGTCGGCTCGGGGCAAGCCGTCGATGCGGATACCGTGTTTCAGCTCGCGTCGGTATCGAAATCGGTCGGCGCGGCGGTCGTGGCGCAGCAGGTCGGGACCGGCGCCGTCGCGTGGAATACGACCATCCGCACGCATCTGCCGTGGTTCACGTTGTCCGACGAAAAAGTGAGCGCGGCCGTGACCATCGGCGATCTGTACTCGCATCAGTCCGGCCTGCCCGATCACGCGGGCGACACGCTCGAAGACATGGGCTACGGGCGCATGGAAGGTCTGCAACGGCTGCGCTATCTGCCGCTGCATCCGTTTCGTCACTCGTACTTTTATACGAACTTCGGGCTCACGGCGGCGGCGCAATCCGTGGCGACGGCCGCGGGCATCGACTGGGAAACGCTCTCCGAGAACGTGCTGTACAAACCGCTCGGCATGACGAGCACCAGCTCGCGTTACGCGGATTTCGCCGCGCGTCCGAATCGCGCGCTCGGTCACGTGAAAGTGGGCGACAAGTGGGTGCAAGGCGCGGGCACGATGCCCGATGCGCAATCGCCCGCGGGCGGCGTGAGTTCATCGGTCAACGACATGGCGAAGTGGCTCGCGATGATGCTCGGCACCGGCATGTTCAACGGCAAGCGCATCGTCGATGCCAACGCGCTCACGGCCGCGATTACCGCGCAAGTGCAAAGCTCGCCGCCCGGCGACGGCAGTCCCGCAGGCTTCTACGGCTACGGCTTCAACGTGGGACAGACGAGCGCGGGGCGTCCGTCGTACAGCCACTCCGGCGCGTTCGCGCTCGGCGCGGCGACCAACTTCATGGTCGTGCCGTCCACGAATCTCGCGATCGTCACATTGACGAACGCCTTTCCGATCGGCGTGGCGGAGGCGCTGAACCAGCAGTTCTTCGACATCGTGCAATACGGGTCGGTCCAGCGCGACTGGTTCAAGCTCTACAGCGATGCGCTGGCGCCGCTCGCGAAGCCGACCGGCTCGCTCGTGGGCGCGACGCCGCCCGTTTCTCCGCTGCCTGCGCGGGCGTTGTCGACTTACACCGGCACCTACAAGAACGACTACTTCGGGCCGATTCAGGTGGTCGATCAGGGTGGCGCGCTTGCCATCATCATCGGGCCGCGTCCGCTGACGTTGAAACTTTCGCACTGGGACGGCGATATCTTCACGTTCACGCTCGTCGACGAAAACGCGAATCCGGGCACTATTTCGAAGGCATCGTTTTCCAGCGACCGCGTGAACCTCGAGTATTACGACGCGGACGGTCTCGGCACTTTCGTGCGCTGA
- a CDS encoding PAS domain-containing hybrid sensor histidine kinase/response regulator: protein MTRPRAAAPTLDAARPAANEHGLSDAQYHALVDAIEDCAIFMLDLNGCITTWNTGARRIKGYEAHEIIGQHLSRFYTAESVARGWPQYELEQAYATGRFEDEGWRVRKDGSLFWANVVITAARDTSGEIIGYAKYTRDLTTKRAEEEKLRLSEERFRLLVESVSDYAIFMLDPSGHIASWNTGAMRIKGYQPSEILGKHFSLFYGPEDLAANLPEIELQTAIRTGRVENEGWRVRKDGSLFWANVVITAVYDEHRVLRGFAKVTRDMSERKRLEQLEVSSRRISEFLATLAHELRNPLAPVRNAIGVMQMDADMPPRVAACRDIIDRQTSHLGRLVDDLLDMGRITTGKIDLRMTRADVSDIVARSIELVRPSTDERAQTVATTMPPRPAYVMGDATRLVQVVQNLLSNASKFSPRASTISVDVECEANALLLKVIDTGRGISQKGLMTIFDLFVQEDHYLNPGESGLGIGLTLCRSIVELHGGSITAASGGPNLGSTFTVRLPYASDDDAPRPHRVLAQSAEMAAGNGVRVVVIDDNRDSADSLAMLLQMKGHDVRIAYHGKEGIEVVRHFPPELILLDLALPDMDGYAVLRMLRSLRLIGRAKVAAMTGFGQSSDKERSASAGFDAHLVKPVDFDELDRLLERVGGREA from the coding sequence ATGACCAGACCCAGAGCTGCTGCCCCCACACTCGACGCCGCACGCCCGGCCGCCAACGAACACGGCCTGAGCGATGCGCAATATCACGCGCTCGTCGATGCAATCGAAGATTGCGCCATCTTCATGCTCGACCTGAACGGCTGTATCACGACCTGGAACACCGGCGCGCGCAGAATCAAGGGTTACGAGGCGCACGAGATCATCGGTCAGCATCTGTCGCGCTTCTATACGGCGGAATCGGTTGCGCGGGGCTGGCCGCAGTACGAACTGGAACAGGCGTATGCGACCGGCCGCTTCGAGGACGAAGGCTGGCGCGTGCGCAAGGACGGCTCGCTGTTCTGGGCGAACGTGGTCATCACGGCGGCGCGCGATACGAGCGGCGAGATCATCGGCTATGCGAAGTACACGCGCGATCTCACGACCAAACGCGCCGAGGAAGAAAAGCTGCGTCTTTCGGAGGAGCGCTTTCGTCTGCTCGTGGAAAGCGTCAGCGATTACGCGATTTTCATGCTCGACCCGAGCGGCCATATCGCAAGCTGGAACACGGGCGCGATGCGCATCAAGGGCTATCAGCCGTCGGAGATTCTCGGCAAGCACTTCTCTCTTTTCTATGGCCCGGAAGATCTCGCGGCCAATCTTCCCGAAATCGAATTGCAGACGGCCATCCGCACCGGCCGCGTGGAAAACGAAGGCTGGCGCGTGCGCAAGGACGGCTCGCTGTTCTGGGCCAATGTCGTAATTACGGCCGTGTACGACGAGCATCGCGTGCTGCGCGGCTTCGCGAAAGTCACGCGCGACATGAGCGAGCGCAAGCGGCTGGAGCAACTGGAAGTGTCGTCGCGGCGCATCAGCGAGTTTCTCGCGACGCTTGCGCACGAACTGCGCAATCCGCTCGCGCCGGTACGCAACGCGATCGGCGTGATGCAGATGGACGCGGACATGCCGCCGCGCGTGGCGGCGTGCCGCGACATCATCGACCGTCAGACGTCGCATCTCGGCCGCCTCGTCGACGATCTGCTCGACATGGGCCGCATTACGACCGGCAAGATCGACTTGCGCATGACGCGGGCGGATGTGAGCGATATCGTCGCGCGCAGCATCGAGCTTGTGCGTCCCTCGACCGACGAGCGCGCGCAGACCGTCGCGACGACGATGCCGCCGCGGCCCGCCTACGTCATGGGCGATGCCACGCGCCTCGTGCAGGTGGTGCAGAACCTTTTGAGCAATGCGTCGAAGTTTTCGCCGCGCGCGAGCACGATTTCCGTCGACGTCGAGTGCGAGGCGAATGCGTTATTGCTGAAGGTAATCGACACGGGGCGCGGCATTTCGCAGAAAGGGCTCATGACCATCTTCGATCTGTTCGTGCAGGAGGATCACTACCTCAATCCGGGCGAGTCGGGATTGGGCATCGGGCTGACGCTGTGCCGGTCGATCGTGGAGTTGCACGGCGGGTCGATTACCGCGGCGAGCGGCGGCCCGAATCTCGGCAGCACGTTCACGGTGCGCCTGCCCTACGCATCCGACGACGATGCCCCGCGGCCGCATCGCGTGCTTGCGCAGAGTGCGGAGATGGCGGCGGGCAATGGCGTGCGCGTGGTCGTGATCGACGACAATCGCGATTCGGCGGACAGCCTCGCCATGCTTCTGCAGATGAAGGGCCATGATGTGCGCATCGCTTATCACGGCAAGGAAGGGATCGAAGTGGTCCGGCATTTTCCGCCGGAACTGATTCTGCTCGATCTCGCGCTGCCGGATATGGACGGCTATGCGGTGTTGCGCATGCTGCGTTCGCTGAGGCTCATCGGGCGCGCGAAGGTCGCGGCGATGACGGGCTTCGGGCAGAGCAGCGACAAGGAACGCTCGGCGTCGGCGGGGTTTGACGCGCATTTGGTGAAGCCGGTGGATTTTGATGAGCTGGATCGGTTGTTGGAGCGGGTTGGGGGGCGTGAGGCGTAG
- a CDS encoding LysR family transcriptional regulator has product MLRELQTFIAVARHGTFAGAGAQIGLTQSAVSAQMQRLEAHLGFALFDRTGRSATLNKAGRRTLELADELIALYARLAEPEGEDGRGGLLAVGAIASAHAALLPDAIDAFGRALPAWRIRLVPGVSLNLLAQVDAGETDMAVIIRPPFSLPAELTWRTLVAEPFVLLAPAARAGVHWRELIETEPFIRYDRRSFGGRQVDLFLRKRRIAVRDAIEADELPGIAQLVARGLGVALLPVSDGIGAWPRGVTALDLGDDTFHREIGLVERVRRARAEEPDAAARLADCIVEAARRGGQAARAPKKRVRS; this is encoded by the coding sequence ATGCTGCGCGAACTACAGACTTTTATCGCCGTGGCGCGTCACGGCACTTTTGCGGGCGCGGGCGCGCAGATCGGGCTCACGCAGTCGGCGGTGAGCGCGCAGATGCAGCGGCTGGAAGCGCATCTCGGTTTCGCGCTGTTCGACCGCACCGGCCGCTCGGCGACGCTGAACAAGGCGGGCCGGCGCACGCTCGAACTCGCCGATGAACTCATCGCGCTGTATGCGCGTCTCGCCGAACCGGAGGGCGAGGACGGACGCGGCGGATTGCTCGCGGTCGGCGCGATCGCGTCGGCGCATGCGGCGCTGCTGCCCGATGCCATCGACGCGTTCGGGCGCGCCTTGCCCGCGTGGCGCATCCGGCTCGTGCCGGGCGTGTCGCTCAATCTGCTCGCGCAGGTCGATGCGGGCGAAACGGACATGGCCGTGATCATCCGGCCGCCGTTTTCCCTGCCGGCGGAGCTGACGTGGCGCACGCTCGTCGCGGAGCCGTTCGTGCTGCTCGCGCCCGCAGCCCGCGCGGGCGTGCACTGGCGCGAACTGATCGAGACGGAGCCGTTCATCCGCTATGACCGGCGCTCGTTCGGCGGCCGCCAGGTGGATCTGTTTCTGCGCAAGCGGCGCATCGCGGTGCGCGACGCGATCGAAGCGGACGAACTGCCGGGCATCGCGCAACTCGTCGCGCGCGGGCTGGGCGTGGCGCTGCTGCCGGTGTCGGACGGTATCGGTGCGTGGCCGCGCGGCGTGACGGCGCTCGATCTCGGCGACGACACGTTTCATCGGGAGATCGGCCTCGTCGAGCGTGTCCGGCGCGCGCGTGCGGAGGAACCGGATGCGGCGGCGCGTCTGGCGGACTGCATCGTCGAGGCGGCGCGGCGCGGCGGGCAGGCGGCGCGCGCGCCGAAGAAGCGTGTGCGAAGCTGA
- a CDS encoding GT99 family glycosyltransferase N-terminal domain-containing protein: MLAAFLPPYPFRGVRAPYLWLYYRLLTKWAGESAMFITGREYIRPVEEWNGRWECAPEMQSRLGYRLPEHAAIDRHEYQWLDESRFEQWLAAAGHNPIAAFRYFLTERDNDFEQELRRLLAKASAPVEALVSICNVPSLEAVCAELGIPVVHVELGALRAPLFWETSYVDFQGVNGHTESAGRYEAFDKWDLPLARTDLFQFFARTWRPVPPDAQPDHELGVVLQVEDDSNLVAFSNGMDNIGLLTVATNDVAPLGECPLVRAHPGSSFGIRTGRFHVDESPSSPLFIQRCRRILTINSSVGLEAVLLDKPVQVFGESSFDFILSASDEAEVISRLAFYLLAYLVPFPLQLDPEYLRFRIARPAEELIILRHLEKYLELMHLDAKMFAGSPVAERVALSVLFANQSKTFEEALAKRDGQISALRQALSEQDGHTSALTRTLSDREGQIASLTQAVLEREGQLSALTHTLSEHVGQIFALAQVVSERDEQFSVMTQAVSERDERVSALTHAMTERDEKIEALLSSSSWRMTKAWRFFGRLLRGA, translated from the coding sequence ATGCTGGCTGCTTTTCTTCCGCCTTACCCGTTCCGCGGTGTGCGCGCCCCTTACCTCTGGCTTTACTACAGATTATTGACCAAGTGGGCCGGCGAATCCGCAATGTTCATTACTGGGCGGGAATATATTCGGCCAGTGGAGGAGTGGAATGGTCGGTGGGAGTGCGCGCCCGAAATGCAATCCCGGCTTGGTTACCGGCTGCCCGAACATGCTGCGATCGATCGTCACGAGTATCAGTGGCTGGACGAGAGCCGTTTCGAGCAGTGGCTGGCGGCGGCCGGCCACAATCCTATTGCAGCCTTCCGTTATTTCCTAACGGAGCGCGACAATGATTTCGAGCAGGAATTGCGTCGACTGCTAGCGAAGGCATCTGCGCCTGTCGAGGCGCTCGTGTCCATTTGCAATGTTCCATCGTTGGAAGCGGTGTGTGCGGAGTTGGGCATTCCCGTCGTTCATGTAGAGTTGGGCGCACTCCGTGCACCGCTCTTTTGGGAGACGAGTTACGTCGATTTCCAGGGTGTGAACGGCCATACCGAAAGTGCAGGCCGCTACGAAGCGTTCGACAAATGGGACTTGCCTCTGGCACGAACCGATCTTTTCCAATTCTTCGCTAGGACGTGGCGGCCGGTCCCGCCTGACGCACAACCTGATCATGAACTGGGCGTGGTCCTACAGGTCGAGGACGACTCGAATCTGGTTGCTTTTAGTAACGGCATGGACAATATCGGCTTGTTGACGGTTGCAACGAACGATGTGGCTCCGCTAGGCGAGTGCCCGTTGGTCCGTGCGCATCCTGGAAGTTCTTTTGGCATTCGGACTGGCCGTTTCCATGTGGATGAATCGCCTAGCAGCCCGCTGTTCATCCAGCGATGTCGACGTATCCTGACCATCAATTCCAGCGTCGGCCTAGAGGCGGTCCTTCTGGACAAACCCGTTCAAGTCTTCGGCGAGAGTTCGTTTGACTTCATCCTGTCCGCCTCGGATGAAGCTGAAGTGATCAGCAGGCTCGCGTTCTATCTCTTGGCCTATCTCGTACCCTTTCCGCTGCAACTCGATCCCGAATATTTGCGCTTTCGCATCGCCAGGCCTGCCGAAGAATTGATCATCCTTCGTCATTTGGAAAAATACCTGGAGCTTATGCACTTGGACGCGAAGATGTTTGCAGGCTCTCCCGTAGCCGAGCGTGTGGCGCTTTCAGTGTTATTCGCCAACCAAAGCAAGACGTTCGAAGAGGCGCTGGCCAAGCGCGATGGGCAAATCTCCGCGCTCAGACAGGCCTTGTCCGAGCAGGATGGACACACCTCCGCTTTGACGCGGACGCTGTCCGACCGAGAGGGGCAGATCGCGTCCCTGACGCAGGCCGTGTTGGAGCGAGAGGGGCAGCTCTCCGCGTTAACGCATACGCTGTCTGAACATGTCGGGCAGATATTCGCTCTGGCGCAGGTGGTATCCGAGCGAGACGAACAGTTTTCCGTCATGACGCAGGCCGTGTCCGAACGTGATGAGCGCGTCTCTGCCCTGACACATGCCATGACCGAACGCGATGAAAAGATCGAAGCATTGCTCTCGTCCAGCTCATGGCGCATGACGAAGGCATGGCGCTTCTTCGGCAGATTGCTGCGAGGGGCGTGA
- a CDS encoding alkaline phosphatase D family protein encodes MDRRRFISLSAFYTVAAASGTLAACHSGHDDDNGSSPGNGGPTPPPAGAFAFPQGVASGDPRDVSAVFWTRCVASNAQTPVAVTLQVSTQATFAQLVASVPLSAIADYDFTVRAKVTGLTAKTTYYYRFVAGSDVSAMGTTRTAAAAGESIPQLRFAWFVCQNWSANHWQAMSLLAAETDLDFVVHLGDYIYEAGFAAPPGSVEPAHPTITLPSGGTYANTLDDYRTLYRTYRGDARLQKVHASFPVIAIWDDHEFSDDCWQDHQTYTNANLQQTARRRNANQAWAEYLPVDWGDVSFDLANPAYDNIRIYRDFHFGSLMHLVMTDERLYRDDQVVSEAAIAQALGHDPVNGNDLVGSRYFVPQAVLAQFEALDTQRLGHVPSILGATQTQWWKDTLSASTSIWKVWGNEVMMNRLWLDLSSIAPAPDNVVFVLDCDAWDGYPSHKADLLSFVKTRGITNLVAITGDLHAFQAGIVRDVPNPATGTPVMIDLMSAGISSQPFFEDVKTYSAGMPLASLISSPALFDSFIRQNNPDMLYSDHDGIGYASATITSTQFIAVFNKMKFLNADGTAPQAPLQKRTRLTINAGAVSVAVEDNI; translated from the coding sequence ATGGACCGTCGACGTTTCATTTCGCTGTCCGCTTTCTACACGGTGGCGGCCGCATCCGGCACGCTCGCCGCCTGCCATTCCGGCCACGACGACGACAACGGCAGTAGCCCCGGCAACGGCGGCCCGACTCCGCCGCCCGCGGGCGCGTTCGCATTTCCGCAAGGCGTTGCGAGCGGCGATCCGCGCGATGTCTCCGCCGTGTTCTGGACGCGTTGCGTGGCATCGAACGCGCAGACTCCAGTCGCCGTGACCTTGCAAGTATCGACTCAAGCGACCTTCGCGCAACTCGTCGCGAGCGTGCCGCTCAGCGCAATCGCCGATTACGACTTCACGGTGCGCGCGAAAGTAACGGGCCTGACTGCGAAGACGACGTATTACTACCGCTTCGTCGCGGGCAGCGATGTCAGCGCAATGGGCACGACGCGCACCGCCGCCGCCGCCGGCGAGTCGATTCCGCAACTGCGCTTCGCCTGGTTCGTCTGCCAGAACTGGAGCGCGAATCACTGGCAGGCCATGTCGCTGCTGGCTGCCGAAACCGATCTCGACTTCGTCGTGCATCTGGGCGACTACATCTACGAAGCGGGTTTCGCGGCGCCGCCGGGCAGCGTCGAGCCCGCGCATCCGACGATCACGCTGCCGAGCGGCGGCACGTACGCGAACACGCTCGACGATTACCGCACGCTCTATCGTACGTATCGCGGCGACGCGCGGCTGCAGAAGGTGCATGCGAGCTTTCCCGTCATCGCGATCTGGGACGATCACGAGTTCTCCGACGATTGCTGGCAGGATCATCAGACGTACACGAACGCGAATCTTCAGCAGACGGCGCGCCGCCGCAACGCGAATCAGGCGTGGGCCGAGTATCTGCCGGTGGACTGGGGCGACGTGTCGTTCGATCTCGCCAACCCGGCTTACGACAATATCCGCATCTATCGCGACTTTCATTTCGGTTCGCTGATGCATCTCGTGATGACCGACGAGCGGCTTTATCGCGACGATCAGGTCGTGTCCGAAGCGGCTATCGCGCAGGCGCTCGGGCACGATCCGGTGAACGGCAACGATCTCGTCGGCTCGCGCTACTTCGTGCCGCAAGCGGTGCTGGCGCAGTTCGAGGCGCTCGACACGCAGCGGCTCGGACACGTTCCGTCGATCCTCGGTGCCACGCAAACGCAATGGTGGAAAGACACGCTGTCGGCGTCGACGTCGATATGGAAGGTGTGGGGCAACGAAGTGATGATGAACCGCCTGTGGCTCGATCTCTCGTCGATTGCGCCCGCGCCCGACAATGTGGTCTTCGTGCTCGATTGCGACGCGTGGGACGGTTATCCGTCGCACAAGGCGGATCTGCTGTCGTTCGTGAAGACGCGCGGCATCACGAATCTCGTCGCGATCACGGGCGACCTGCACGCGTTCCAGGCGGGCATCGTCCGCGACGTGCCCAATCCCGCGACGGGCACGCCCGTGATGATCGATCTGATGTCGGCGGGTATCAGCAGTCAGCCGTTCTTCGAGGACGTCAAGACGTATTCCGCGGGCATGCCGCTCGCGTCGCTGATCAGTTCACCGGCATTGTTCGATTCGTTCATTCGTCAGAACAACCCCGACATGCTGTATTCGGATCACGACGGCATCGGCTATGCATCGGCGACGATCACGTCCACGCAGTTCATCGCCGTCTTCAACAAGATGAAGTTTCTCAACGCCGACGGCACCGCGCCGCAAGCGCCGCTGCAAAAGCGCACGCGCCTGACGATCAATGCGGGCGCCGTGTCGGTTGCGGTCGAAGACAACATATGA
- a CDS encoding AAA family ATPase, giving the protein MISSQYISRITLLRDKAPDFDVYPFSLPAVRALDTLEPHPKVTFLVGENGSGKSTLLEAIAVSMGFNPEGGTKNFRFGTRASHSPLHEYLRIAKGFKRPRDGFFLRAESFFNVATEIEQLDSEPGFGPPVIASYGGRSLHEKSHGESFLTLLMERFGGQGLYLLDEPEAALSPQRQLAALARIHDLVKDQSQFIIATHSPILMAYPDAWIYALTEDGIERVAYEDTEHFKVTRAFLANPERMLRTLLDNER; this is encoded by the coding sequence ATGATCTCGAGCCAGTACATCAGCCGCATTACGCTCTTGCGCGACAAGGCGCCGGACTTCGACGTCTATCCGTTTTCGTTGCCCGCCGTGCGCGCGCTCGACACGCTCGAACCGCATCCGAAGGTCACGTTTCTCGTCGGCGAGAACGGCTCCGGAAAGTCGACATTGCTGGAAGCGATCGCCGTCTCGATGGGCTTCAATCCCGAAGGCGGCACGAAAAACTTTCGCTTCGGCACGCGCGCATCGCACTCGCCGCTGCATGAATACCTGCGCATCGCGAAAGGTTTCAAGCGGCCGCGCGACGGCTTCTTTCTGCGTGCGGAAAGCTTCTTCAACGTGGCGACGGAAATCGAACAACTGGACAGCGAGCCCGGCTTCGGTCCGCCGGTTATCGCGTCGTATGGCGGCAGGTCGCTGCATGAGAAATCGCATGGCGAATCGTTTCTCACGCTGCTGATGGAACGCTTCGGCGGACAAGGGCTCTATCTGCTCGACGAACCCGAAGCCGCGTTATCGCCGCAGCGTCAGCTCGCCGCGCTCGCGCGCATTCACGATCTCGTCAAAGACCAATCGCAGTTCATCATCGCGACGCATTCGCCGATTCTCATGGCCTACCCCGATGCGTGGATTTACGCGCTTACCGAAGACGGCATCGAACGCGTCGCCTATGAAGACACCGAGCATTTCAAGGTAACGCGCGCGTTTCTCGCGAACCCCGAACGCATGTTGCGCACACTGCTGGACAACGAACGCTGA
- a CDS encoding FUSC family protein, translating to MDDEQQAGDMNTRYAPSARGAAKATTRHAQAALAWLDRVDPGTHRRIKGLRLVTAYGLAAALGALQDVTQTVPAGVSVGALAGGFALWASVSEARTTRYESSRDLAILCCAAAFGALTFALFEPLFRQWGRGGAELILVTGAFLAGYLKRFGVTGAGIGSQLYIGQLLAYGMDLAPADSWGIFIALGIGMVAAIVPRVLSGPAEHPVLLPALRSEPTYGGYAVSPALAMGLQAACGALVVVLLNRAFVLAESAWAMTACVYVVATSAVGTAERVRRRIYGTLVGVPIGIVCLPLAEHWPLVVWMLSAIAMIAYAMALPERYDIACGAFAFVLVVTLAASGVHSMALLTARAWETLLGGALGLVASRVVFPLRVVRG from the coding sequence ATGGACGACGAGCAGCAGGCCGGCGACATGAACACGCGTTACGCGCCTTCGGCACGCGGCGCGGCGAAGGCGACGACACGTCACGCGCAGGCGGCGCTTGCGTGGCTCGATCGTGTCGATCCGGGCACGCATCGGCGTATCAAGGGTTTGCGGCTCGTGACCGCCTACGGTCTCGCGGCGGCGCTCGGCGCGCTGCAGGACGTGACGCAGACCGTGCCTGCGGGCGTGTCGGTTGGCGCGCTCGCGGGCGGATTCGCGCTGTGGGCGAGCGTTTCGGAGGCGCGCACGACGCGCTATGAATCGAGCCGCGATCTCGCCATTCTGTGCTGCGCCGCGGCGTTCGGCGCGCTGACTTTCGCGTTGTTCGAACCGTTGTTCAGGCAATGGGGCCGTGGCGGCGCGGAACTCATTCTGGTGACGGGCGCGTTTCTCGCGGGTTATCTGAAGCGCTTCGGCGTGACCGGCGCGGGCATCGGCTCGCAGCTCTATATCGGGCAGCTTCTTGCGTACGGCATGGATCTCGCGCCCGCCGATTCGTGGGGGATTTTCATCGCGCTGGGGATCGGCATGGTCGCGGCGATCGTGCCGAGGGTGCTTTCAGGACCGGCGGAGCATCCGGTGCTGTTGCCGGCGTTGCGCTCCGAGCCAACGTATGGCGGATATGCCGTTTCACCCGCGCTCGCGATGGGTTTGCAGGCGGCATGCGGCGCGCTCGTCGTGGTGCTGTTGAATCGCGCGTTCGTGCTCGCGGAGTCGGCGTGGGCGATGACTGCGTGTGTGTATGTCGTGGCGACATCGGCGGTGGGGACGGCGGAGCGCGTGCGGCGGCGCATCTATGGGACGCTCGTCGGTGTGCCGATAGGGATTGTGTGTTTGCCGCTCGCGGAGCACTGGCCGCTCGTCGTGTGGATGTTGTCCGCCATTGCGATGATCGCTTATGCGATGGCGTTGCCGGAGCGGTATGACATTGCGTGTGGCGCGTTTGCGTTTGTGTTGGTTGTGACGCTTGCGGCGAGTGGCGTGCATTCGATGGCGCTGCTTACGGCCAGGGCTTGGGAGACTTTGCTTGGTGGGGCGTTGGGGCTGGTGGCTTCGAGGGTTGTTTTTCCGTTGCGGGTGGTGCGGGGGTGA